One genomic window of Panicum hallii strain FIL2 chromosome 6, PHallii_v3.1, whole genome shotgun sequence includes the following:
- the LOC112897450 gene encoding pentatricopeptide repeat-containing protein At4g19440, chloroplastic-like: MKPPPRLPPQLRRRHLSSAGDAAAELTGALAAAPSPDAKRELAVMLRRLGSRSLASALSSLPAPLPAAFALRLVQHVLSDSPACASRTGEDLLTPRVSALLLPSLVADRAALPSARRLLSRLIRFHPLPMAAAAVADVACTATSDLLVHACLNSPAPGSLLRATDAFRVLSTRGAPPSIKTCNILVEALGCAGQLDAASLVFDEMRDGKTVAPDEYTYTAMIKALCRAGEVDAAFVMLAELRRAGLQPTVVTYNVLMDALCKSGRVEEAFQLKGRMVEGRVRPSVVTFGILINGLARGDRFGEVGAVLQEMEGFGITPNEVIYNELIGWHCRKGHCSEALRLFDEMVSKGMKPTAVTFNLIAKALCKEGEMERAEQILDEMLLSGMTVHCGLFNTVVAWLLQRTGRLDSVLRLIREMVARFMKPNDALLTACTQELCKRGKHLEAAEIWFKMLEKGLGINIATSNALIHGLCEGNNMEEATKVLRAMVENGVELDCITYNIMIQGCCKDSKMEEAIQLRDDMIKRGFKPDLFTFNTFLCAYCNLGKMEEALHLLDQMKSEGLKPDIVTYGTIIDGYCKAKDIQKAKEYLNELVKVGLKPNVVIYNALIGGHCRNGNISDAIGVLGTMKSNGIQPTAVTYGSLMHWMCHSGLVEKAKAIFAQCIVKNIELGVIGYTIMIQGLCKIGKIDEALIYFREMSSRDIPPNKLTYTTLMFAYCKSGNSEEASKLFDEMVSSGIVPDSVSYNTIISGFCETDSLDKAIEMPAEMPSRVLKQDYCSYNPLVNGRTTLWCQKEATSSAE; the protein is encoded by the coding sequence ATGAAACCACCACCGCGCCTTCCCCCccaactccgccgccgccacctctcaTCCGCCGGCGACGCCGCCGCAGAGCTCACCGGCGCGCTCGCCGCGGCGCCCTCGCCCGATGCGAAGCGAGAGCTCGCCGTTAtgctccgccgcctcggcaGCCGCAGCCTCGCCTCCGCCCTCTCGTCCCTCCCGGCGCCGCTCCCCGCCGCCTTCGCCCTACGCCTCGTCCAACATGTCCTCTCCGACTCCCCTGCATGTGCCTCCCGTACAGGCGAGGACCTCCTCACCCCTCGCGTCTCGGCGCTCCTCCTCCCCTCGCTCGTCGCCGATCGCGCCGCGCtcccctccgcgcgccgcctccTGTCGCGCCTCATCCGCTTCCACCCTCTCCCCATGGCCGCGGCGGCTGTGGCCGACGTCGCCTGCACTGCCACCTCGGACCTCCTCGTCCACGCCTGCCTCAACTCGCCCGCCCCCGGATCCCTGTTACGTGCCACCGACGCCTTCCGCGTGCTCTCCACGCGTGGCGCCCCGCCCTCCATCAAGACCTGCAATATTCTTGTCGAAGCCTTGGGCTGTGCTGGCCAACTTGACGCTGCCAGCctggtgttcgacgaaatgcggGATGGCAAGACTGTCGCCCCTGATGAGTACACGTACACGGCGATGATAAAGGCACTCTGCAGGGCTGGAGAGGTTGATGCCGCTTTTGTGATGCTTGCGGAGTTGCGGCGAGCTGGGCTGCAGCCAACTGTGGTGACTTACAATGTGCTAATGGATGCACTGTGCAAGAGCGGGAGGGTGGAGGAGGCCTTTCAGTTGAAGGGGAGGATGGTCGAAGGCAGGGTGAGGCCAAGCGTGGTCACGTTTGGCATCCTGATCAATGGTCTTGCAAGGGGTGACCGGTTTGGGGAGGTTGGAGCAGTGTTACAGGAGATGGAAGGTTTTGGGATCACCCCCAATGAGGTTATTTACAATGAGCTAATTGGTTGGCATTGTAGGAAAGGGCATTGCTCGGAGGCGCTTAGGCTGTTTGATGAAATGGTCTCAAAGGGGATGAAGCCTACAGCAGTGACTTTCAACTTGATTGCAAAAGCTCTATGCAAGGAAGGGGAGATGGAGCGTGCTGagcagatattggatgagaTGTTGTTGTCTGGGATGACAGTTCATTGTGGCTTGTTCAATACTGTGGTCGCATGGCTTCTTCAAAGAACTGGAAGATTGGACTCGGTGCTAAGGCTTATAAGAGAAATGGTTGCCAGATTTATGAAACCAAATGATGCTTTGCTGACAGCTTGTACCCAGGAGCTTTGCAAAAGAGGGAAACACTTAGAAGCGGCTGAAATTTGGTTCAAAATGCTGGAAAAAGGTTTAGGTATCAATATTGCAACATCCAATGCGTTGATTCATGGGCTTTGTGAAGGAAATAACATGGAAGAAGCCACTAAGGTTCTAAGGGCCATGGTGGAAAACGGGGTTGAATTGGATTGCATCACATATAACATAATGATTCAAGGTTGCTGCAAAGACAGTAAAATGGAGGAAGCGATACAACTTCGTGATGACATGATCAAAAGAGGGTTTAAGCCTGATCTTTTCACGTTTAATACTTTCCTATGCGCTTATTGCAATTTGGGTAAAATGGAAGAGGCCCTTCACCTGTTGGATCAAATGAAAAGTGAGGGCCTTAAGCCAGATATTGTGACATATGGCACCATAATAGATGGTTATTGTAAAGCAAAAGATATTCAGAAGGCAAAGGAATATTTGAATGAATTGGTGAAAGTTGGGTTAAAACCAAATGTGGTAATATATAATGCTCTTATTGGTGGTCACTGTAGGAATGGTAATATTTCTGATGCAATTGGTGTTCTTGGCACTATGAAATCTAATGGCATACAACCAACTGCTGTAACATATGGCAGTCTTATGCATTGGATGTGTCATTCTGGTCTTGTTGAAAAGGCCAAGGCCATTTTTGCACAATGTATTGTAAAGAACATTGAGCTTGGAGTAATTGGCTATACAATTATGATTCAAGGtttatgcaaaataggaaaaATTGATGAAGCTCTTATCTACTTTAGGGAGATGAGTTCAAGGGATATACCACCAAATAAGTTGACTTATACCACTCTGATGTTTGCCTATTGCAAATCTGGCAATAGTGAAGAAGCGTCCAAGCTTTTTGATGAGATGGTGAGCTCAGGCATTGTTCCTGATAGTGTTTCCTACAATACAATAATTTCAGGGTTTTGTGAGACGGATTCATTGGATAAGGCAATAGAAATGCCTGCTGAAATGCCCTCAAGAGTTTTGAAACAGGATTATTGTTCATACAATCCATTGGTTAACGGAAGAACTACACTTTGGTGCCAAAAAGAAGCCACTTCCAGTGCTGAATGA